A genomic window from Bacteroidota bacterium includes:
- a CDS encoding pyruvate dehydrogenase complex dihydrolipoamide acetyltransferase: protein MAEVIRMPRMSDTMTEGTFVEWHKKVGDTVKSGDILAEVETDKATMELENYVKGTLLYIGVEKGKSAQVDQVIAIVGAPGEDFQALLNDSGKTAAPVEKKEEKAPEAEPKAEVKTEVKEAAKVETKTEEKPETKTEAPVAKENTEDGRIKASPLAKKIAQDKGISLDAVSGSGPEGRIIKKDVEEFVPQTKEAAKTEKPVIQIPQIVGEEGYDETPVSQMRKVIAARLSQSKFTAPHFYLTISVDMDNAIAARKSLNEVSPVKISFNDLVVKASAMALRRNPAVNSSWLGDTIRTNKHIHIGVAVAINDGLVVPVIRFADNKSLSQISAETGDLAERAKNRKLQPADWEGNTFTISNLGMMGIEEFTAIINPPDACILAVGGIQQVPVVKNGQVVPGNVMKLTMSCDHRVVDGAVGAKFLQTLKQYLEDPVRMLA from the coding sequence ATGGCGGAAGTAATACGTATGCCCCGAATGAGCGACACCATGACAGAGGGAACTTTTGTGGAATGGCATAAAAAAGTGGGCGATACAGTAAAATCAGGTGATATTCTTGCAGAAGTGGAGACCGATAAGGCCACTATGGAGCTCGAAAACTATGTGAAAGGAACACTGTTGTATATAGGGGTTGAAAAGGGAAAAAGTGCTCAGGTTGATCAGGTTATCGCAATTGTTGGTGCTCCCGGTGAAGATTTTCAGGCATTGTTGAATGATTCAGGCAAAACCGCAGCTCCGGTTGAAAAAAAGGAAGAAAAAGCGCCCGAAGCTGAGCCAAAGGCAGAGGTGAAAACCGAAGTTAAGGAAGCAGCCAAAGTTGAAACTAAAACTGAGGAAAAACCTGAAACCAAAACCGAAGCACCGGTTGCCAAAGAAAATACCGAAGACGGCAGAATAAAAGCATCACCTTTAGCGAAAAAAATTGCTCAGGATAAAGGCATTAGCCTCGACGCTGTTTCAGGTAGCGGACCTGAAGGTCGCATCATTAAAAAAGATGTAGAAGAATTTGTTCCGCAAACAAAAGAAGCTGCTAAAACGGAAAAACCTGTTATCCAAATTCCTCAAATTGTTGGCGAAGAAGGATACGATGAAACACCGGTTTCGCAAATGCGAAAAGTTATCGCTGCACGTTTATCGCAAAGTAAATTTACTGCACCACATTTTTATTTAACCATTTCGGTTGATATGGATAATGCAATCGCTGCACGTAAATCACTTAACGAAGTGAGCCCGGTAAAAATATCTTTTAACGACCTCGTTGTGAAAGCTTCCGCAATGGCATTGCGTCGAAATCCTGCTGTTAATTCAAGTTGGTTAGGCGATACCATCAGAACAAATAAACATATTCATATTGGTGTTGCTGTTGCAATAAATGACGGATTGGTTGTGCCGGTAATTCGTTTTGCAGATAATAAATCGTTGTCGCAAATTTCTGCTGAAACAGGCGACCTTGCCGAACGTGCAAAAAATAGAAAATTACAGCCTGCCGACTGGGAAGGAAATACATTTACCATTTCCAATTTGGGTATGATGGGTATCGAAGAATTTACTGCAATTATAAATCCGCCGGACGCTTGTATCCTTGCTGTGGGCGGCATTCAGCAGGTTCCGGTTGTTAAAAACGGACAAGTTGTTCCGGGCAATGTGATGAAACTTACCATGAGTTGTGATCATCGCGTGGTTGATGGCGCTGTTGGTGCAAAATTTTTACAAACATTAAAACAATATCTCGAAGATCCCGTTCGGATGCTTGCTTAA
- a CDS encoding CoA-binding protein, protein MSKKTLVIGASNNPERYAYRAVKKLTAHGHPVLALGKKDEMIDNIPVVKERPLDNDIDTVTLYVNPQLQKNYYDYILQLHPKRIIFNPGTENDELANLAEKNGIQTIEACTLVMLSIGDY, encoded by the coding sequence ATGTCGAAAAAAACTTTGGTAATTGGTGCTTCCAATAATCCTGAACGTTATGCATATCGCGCTGTAAAAAAATTAACGGCGCACGGTCATCCCGTTTTGGCACTCGGAAAAAAAGATGAAATGATCGATAATATTCCGGTGGTAAAAGAACGTCCCCTCGACAACGATATTGATACGGTTACACTTTATGTAAATCCACAATTGCAAAAAAATTATTACGATTATATCTTGCAACTGCACCCAAAACGAATCATTTTTAATCCCGGTACCGAAAACGATGAACTCGCAAACCTCGCCGAAAAAAACGGCATCCAAACAATCGAAGCATGCACACTGGTAATGCTCTCTATTGGCGATTATTAA
- a CDS encoding metal-dependent transcriptional regulator: protein MSTVISHTEENYLKAIFKLSEMQNGNVSTNAIAEKLSTTAASVTDMLKKLATKKLLHYEKYYGVSLTEKGKKLAKDLIRKHRLWETFLVDKLKFSWDEVDELAEQLEHINSEILTDRIDHFLGFPKFDPHGDPIPDKDGNIDYHEDITLDKMQKGDEGIIAGVIDHSTQFLQYLNKIQLVIHTRIKIKDDEEYDQSKVILINHKHELVVSQKVAANLLVRKTK, encoded by the coding sequence TTGAGCACTGTAATATCACATACCGAAGAAAATTACCTGAAGGCAATATTTAAACTTTCAGAAATGCAAAATGGTAATGTCAGCACCAATGCGATTGCCGAAAAACTATCTACTACGGCAGCATCGGTAACCGATATGCTCAAAAAGTTGGCAACCAAAAAATTATTACACTACGAAAAATATTACGGTGTTTCGTTAACTGAAAAAGGAAAAAAACTCGCGAAAGATTTAATACGTAAACACCGTCTCTGGGAAACATTTTTAGTAGATAAATTAAAATTCAGTTGGGATGAAGTTGATGAACTCGCCGAACAACTGGAACATATTAATTCCGAAATTTTAACCGACCGTATCGACCATTTTCTCGGCTTCCCTAAATTCGACCCACATGGTGACCCTATTCCCGATAAAGATGGAAATATCGATTATCATGAAGATATTACACTCGATAAAATGCAAAAGGGTGATGAAGGTATAATTGCAGGTGTTATCGACCACTCAACACAATTTCTGCAATATCTCAATAAAATTCAATTGGTAATTCATACACGCATCAAAATAAAAGATGACGAAGAATACGACCAAAGTAAAGTGATTTTAATTAATCACAAACACGAATTGGTTGTTTCGCAAAAAGTAGCTGCAAATTTATTAGTCCGGAAAACAAAATGA